From the Conger conger chromosome 14, fConCon1.1, whole genome shotgun sequence genome, one window contains:
- the LOC133110110 gene encoding equilibrative nucleobase transporter 1-like produces the protein MLWLLRGVRLRCWLTLATGLVESQFFTGVVLGWPSLVFILKASGYFSDQCENATGPNGTQYMDCSKQNKLFSLVFTITVILQNLSLLNGFFFDRFGTMASRLLAIILYTTGTLLIPFSHPEISNILFPGLACIAFGSSMLLLTNMQVGNLFDIHHSTVITLFTGAYSSSAITFLIIKVASERGMSLHHSFFFLSACSIIHLMRTFILMPKMHIPYPLPEGYTYGMNCSQIKCNRCCLTNKAQRDNTEPVQGEEGIENATSELGNPQQTPQTDSFKQCVLSWLFLWHLVWVSVTALRHLLFIGTLNPMLTLLAHGDTAQVSHYTNAFAYTQLCGILCAALNGLIIDRYKGKLRAEGETEEEGNLRSVVLSLFLTATALQCLLFSICATIPVLPLQYLTFVLQVVNRAFSFGGNAAFISIAFPVCHFGKLIGVVNAVLSAVLLLQFPCIILVKEVLDGDPLYINIALCILCLATFIHPAYVYIRWRRLANQRRRSAQPPPKDENAFSGDNENQPQDPLRHPQNEHSQCLRPTVL, from the exons aTGCTGTGGCTTCTACGTGGAGTGAGGCTGCGCTGCTGGCTTACCCTGGCCACAGGGCTGGTGGAGAGCCAGTTTTTTACTGGGGTTGTTCTTGGGTGGCCCTCCCTTGTGTTTATCCTGAAAGCTAGTGGGTACTTCAGCGACCAGTGTGAGAATGCCACAGGACCCAATGGCACACAGTACATGG ACTGTAGCAAACAGAACAAGCTCTTCTCCCTAGTTTTCACCATCACCGTCATCTTACAGAACCTCAGTCTTCTCAATGGATTCTTCTTTGACCGCTTCGGTACCATGGCATCCAGACTGCTGGCAAT aaTACTGTACACCACTGGTACCTTGCTGATTCCTTTTTCACATCCAG AGATATCCAATATACTGTTTCCGGGTCTGGCCTGCATCGCATTTGGAAGCAGCATGTTATTGCTCACAAATATGCAG GTGGGGAATCTCTTTGACATCCATCATTCCACCGTCATCACCTTGTTTACCGGAGCCTACAGCTCCTCTGCCATCACCTTCCTCATCATCAAG GTGGCATCTGAAAGAGGGATGTCTCTGCACcactcttttttcttcttgtcgGCATGCAGCATAATCCACCTCATGAGAACCTTCATCCTCATGCCAAAGATGCACATCCCCTACCCCCTCCCTGAGGGCTACACTTATGG GATGAACTGTAGTCAGATCAAGTGCAACCGCTGTTGTCTCACAAACAAAGCACAGAGAGACAACACAGAGCCtgtgcagggagaggaagggatagAGAATGCAACATCTGAACTAGGAAACCCCCAGCAGACCCCACAGACAG ACAGTTTTaagcagtgtgtgctcagttggTTGTTTCTGTGGCACCTGGTGTGGGTGTCAGTCACGGCTCTGCGGCACCTCCTGTTCATTGGCACCCTGAACCCCATGCTGACCCTGCTGGCTCACGGAGACACAGCCCAAG tgagtcACTACACCAACGCCTTCGCCTACACACAGTTATGTGGGATACTGTGCGCCGCCTTGAATGGCCTGATCATTGACAGATACAAGGGCAAGCTACGGGCCGAAG gagagacggaggaggaggGTAACCTGcgctctgtggtgctctctctcttcctcactgccACTGCCCTGCAGTGCCTCTTATTCTCCATCTGCGCCACCATACCTGTGCTCCCGCTGCAGTACCTGACTTTCGTCCTGCAAGTGGTCAACCGTGCCTTCTCGTTTGGAGGGAATGCAGCCTTCATCAGCATTGC TTTTCCAGTCTGTCACTTTGGTAAGCTGATCGGTGTGGTTAACGCTGTATTGTCTGCGGTGTTGCTCCTGCAATTCCCCTGCATCATCCTGGTGAAAGAGGTGTTGGATGGAGACCCCTTATAC ATAAACATAGCCCTGTGCATCCTGTGCCTGGCCACATTCATTCACCCGGCCTATGTCTATATCCGCTGGCGCAGattggccaatcagagaagACGCTCCGCCCAGCCACCGCCCAAAGATGAGAACGCCTTCTCTGGAGACAATGAAAACCAACCCCAGGATCCTCTTAGACACCCCCAAAATGAACACTCACAATGCCTCAGGCCTACTGTTTTATGA